From a region of the Methanolobus tindarius DSM 2278 genome:
- a CDS encoding acylneuraminate cytidylyltransferase family protein translates to MRNDCSVTALLPMKGHSERVPSKNTRIFGKDPLFFHILRSLESADLVSHILVDTDSPKIRSLINENFPDVIILERPDYLLGDKVPMTSIIEHDIKYVKTSHFLQTHATNPLLKPDTIDYAIKSYFDGLKKGFDSVMSVSKFQTRFYDQNKNPVNHDPDIMLPSQDMPPLYEDNSNFYIISVENFMKEKKRVGKSPLFVEVPKIESIDIDEPEDFIIAEAVYSFLTNERKQ, encoded by the coding sequence ATGCGCAATGATTGCTCTGTAACTGCACTATTACCTATGAAGGGTCATAGTGAACGTGTGCCCTCTAAAAATACAAGGATTTTTGGGAAAGACCCTTTATTTTTCCATATACTGAGAAGTCTGGAATCTGCGGATTTGGTAAGTCATATTCTTGTAGATACTGACAGTCCTAAAATTAGGTCATTGATAAACGAAAATTTTCCTGATGTAATTATACTTGAACGACCTGATTATTTACTGGGCGACAAAGTACCAATGACTTCCATAATTGAACATGATATCAAATATGTCAAAACCAGTCATTTTTTACAAACACATGCCACAAACCCTTTACTTAAGCCGGATACTATAGATTATGCAATAAAGTCCTATTTTGATGGACTAAAGAAAGGTTTTGATTCTGTTATGAGTGTATCAAAATTCCAGACTAGATTTTACGATCAAAATAAGAACCCTGTGAATCATGACCCTGACATTATGCTTCCTTCTCAGGATATGCCTCCGTTGTATGAGGATAACTCTAACTTTTACATAATTTCAGTTGAGAATTTTATGAAAGAGAAAAAGCGTGTTGGTAAAAGTCCTCTTTTTGTAGAAGTCCCAAAAATCGAAAGCATAGATATAGATGAACCTGAAGATTTTATTATTGCAGAGGCTGTATACAGTTTTCTCACTAATGAACGAAAACAATAA
- a CDS encoding HpcH/HpaI aldolase family protein, whose translation MMIPAKTDNMSLKQKLKNNILTIGSWITVGHPAIAEIMAQSGFDWLTVDMEHSAITLTEAQQLIQVIELSGCVPLVRVGSNDPNLIKRVMDAGSHGVIVPMVNSAEDAEAAVKAVKYPPVGTRGVGLARAQGYGVDFENYKSWVEQESIVIVQIEHIEAVRNIEEILQTEGVDGFIIGPYDLSGSLGMPGEFNEPEVHEALETVKKAAKKMGIISGFHVVPPELSQLNGKIDEGYRFVAYSLDSLFLAETCLRDLAKIKK comes from the coding sequence ATGATGATTCCAGCTAAAACTGATAATATGAGTTTAAAACAAAAGTTAAAGAATAATATCCTTACAATTGGCTCATGGATTACAGTTGGTCATCCTGCAATTGCAGAGATTATGGCTCAAAGTGGATTTGACTGGCTGACAGTTGATATGGAACACAGTGCTATCACATTAACTGAAGCACAACAGTTAATTCAGGTGATCGAATTGTCCGGATGCGTTCCTCTTGTAAGGGTCGGTAGCAATGATCCTAATCTCATCAAACGTGTTATGGATGCTGGTTCTCATGGTGTAATTGTACCAATGGTTAATTCTGCTGAAGATGCAGAGGCGGCTGTAAAAGCTGTAAAGTACCCTCCTGTAGGCACACGTGGTGTTGGACTCGCCAGAGCTCAGGGGTATGGGGTTGATTTTGAGAACTATAAATCTTGGGTTGAGCAGGAGAGCATTGTTATAGTTCAGATAGAACACATCGAAGCTGTACGCAATATTGAAGAAATTCTGCAAACCGAGGGTGTTGATGGATTTATCATTGGACCTTATGATTTGTCCGGTTCTCTTGGAATGCCAGGTGAATTTAATGAGCCAGAGGTTCATGAAGCACTTGAAACCGTAAAAAAAGCGGCTAAAAAAATGGGTATTATTTCAGGATTCCATGTAGTTCCACCGGAACTTTCTCAGTTAAATGGAAAAATCGACGAAGGTTATCGTTTTGTAGCTTACAGTCTTGATTCATTATTTTTAGCTGAAACCTGTTTACGTGATTTGGCAAAAATCAAGAAATAA
- a CDS encoding methyltransferase domain-containing protein — MKLDNIEERKAFLLDHYKGRKIVNVGSGGLYLENAINIDMNKMKKPDIIGDFHHLPFKNNSFDVAFALDIIEHTRTPERLLEELERVGTNVIVECLDFDLCPANWTNDDTHVYYINKKSMEELMAPRGYKLFEFLRLHIDGKHFRKSMLVGVKEQKKFDKQMYFLVSMKLAFKRVLNKL; from the coding sequence ATGAAACTGGATAATATTGAAGAAAGGAAAGCTTTTTTGCTAGACCATTATAAAGGCAGGAAAATAGTAAATGTAGGTTCTGGTGGATTGTATTTGGAAAATGCAATAAACATTGATATGAACAAAATGAAAAAACCTGACATTATAGGAGATTTTCATCATCTTCCTTTCAAAAATAACTCATTTGATGTTGCTTTTGCACTTGATATTATAGAGCATACAAGAACTCCAGAGAGATTGTTGGAAGAACTTGAAAGAGTTGGTACTAACGTAATTGTAGAATGTCTTGATTTTGATTTATGCCCTGCAAACTGGACTAACGATGATACCCACGTATACTACATTAATAAAAAATCGATGGAAGAATTGATGGCCCCAAGAGGATACAAATTGTTTGAGTTTTTAAGATTGCACATCGATGGGAAGCATTTCAGAAAAAGTATGCTTGTTGGAGTAAAAGAACAGAAGAAGTTCGATAAACAAATGTACTTCCTAGTTTCTATGAAACTGGCATTTAAGCGAGTATTGAACAAACTATGA
- a CDS encoding B12-binding domain-containing radical SAM protein, producing MGESKNILLVDPPQNNYHKGMKKKYPSGALILLGTLCYNLGHNVKIVDMATEEIDITELKDIIKSFKTDIFAVTENTFQTKFSKMVIDACKDVDPNILTVIGGPHPSSIGLRIFEEIPLVDVSVVGEGEITFLEIVKGVDLKAIKGICYNNKMNEPRPFAENLDDIPLPKLDLVDINKYTGLGKNSENSMYIMASRGCPSHCIYCNKSVFGHKVRYRKPSKVIEEVKWLYEQYGIKNIYFQDDTFNLNRKWIEEILNLIIDNNLNETISFQAPFRANKSLVDEELLQLVKKAGFKRVLYGVESGNQNMLNTMKKGLKIEEVRRAFKLTNDAGLDSLAFFMIGLPGENEKTIKDTLDLQKELNSDSGLSLATPFPNTEFDQMLRDKGHLLNDNYDDYHYSGCYIRTDELTSDEIESYHALINLSKRNKLVAKLPVLKIAKNRLFRKLYHFYNNTLKN from the coding sequence ATGGGAGAAAGCAAAAATATATTGTTAGTTGACCCACCACAGAACAATTATCATAAAGGGATGAAGAAAAAATATCCATCCGGAGCATTGATATTACTTGGTACTTTATGTTACAATCTAGGACATAACGTAAAAATTGTTGATATGGCAACTGAAGAAATAGATATTACAGAATTGAAGGATATAATAAAATCATTTAAAACTGATATCTTCGCAGTAACCGAAAATACATTCCAGACTAAATTTTCAAAAATGGTCATTGACGCATGCAAAGATGTAGATCCAAATATATTAACAGTTATTGGTGGGCCGCATCCATCTTCAATAGGATTGAGAATATTTGAAGAGATACCATTAGTAGATGTATCAGTTGTTGGAGAAGGAGAGATCACATTTTTAGAAATTGTAAAAGGGGTTGACCTTAAAGCAATTAAAGGTATTTGTTACAATAATAAAATGAATGAGCCCAGACCATTTGCAGAAAATCTGGATGATATTCCTTTGCCTAAATTAGATTTAGTTGATATTAATAAATATACAGGACTGGGAAAAAATAGTGAGAATTCAATGTATATTATGGCTTCAAGGGGATGCCCTTCGCATTGTATCTATTGTAACAAATCTGTTTTTGGTCACAAAGTACGATATCGAAAACCAAGTAAAGTGATAGAAGAAGTAAAGTGGCTATATGAGCAATATGGAATTAAAAACATATATTTCCAGGATGATACATTCAATTTAAATCGTAAATGGATAGAAGAAATACTAAACTTAATAATAGACAATAATCTAAATGAAACGATCTCATTCCAGGCCCCTTTCAGAGCAAACAAGAGCTTAGTGGATGAGGAATTGTTGCAATTAGTTAAAAAAGCTGGCTTTAAAAGAGTATTGTATGGCGTGGAAAGTGGAAACCAGAATATGCTTAATACAATGAAAAAAGGACTAAAGATTGAAGAAGTAAGAAGAGCTTTTAAACTTACGAATGATGCCGGTTTAGATTCACTTGCTTTTTTCATGATAGGTCTGCCTGGGGAAAATGAAAAAACAATAAAAGATACCCTGGATTTACAAAAAGAATTAAACAGTGATTCAGGATTATCCTTAGCCACACCATTCCCTAACACAGAATTTGACCAGATGTTACGAGATAAAGGTCATTTGTTAAATGACAATTACGATGACTATCACTACAGTGGATGCTATATCCGCACAGATGAATTAACAAGTGATGAAATAGAGTCATACCATGCGCTTATCAATCTGAGTAAAAGGAATAAATTAGTTGCAAAATTGCCTGTATTAAAAATTGCAAAAAACAGGCTATTTAGAAAATTATACCACTTTTACAACAACACCCTGAAAAATTAA
- a CDS encoding HAD family hydrolase — protein MSLNRKFPILILDFDGVILESVDVKTEAFRQLFSFSPDNVDKVVSFHVENGGMSRFDKIRYIYDNILCKSLHHDKYEYLCNRFSELVLNGVLTSNYVNGGKEFLEFFSKCTSLFLVSATPISELMHILTQRGLLDYFEGIYGAPRPKTECIEEILCLSECSEKDSIFVGDALNDYNAAKMAGVRFIGRVKPGGINIFKDKGDVETVVPDLEELKKYLEGLYC, from the coding sequence ATGTCTTTAAATAGAAAATTTCCAATATTAATATTAGATTTTGACGGAGTTATTCTGGAGTCTGTAGATGTGAAAACTGAAGCTTTCAGGCAGCTTTTTTCATTTTCTCCTGATAATGTTGATAAAGTTGTTAGTTTCCATGTAGAAAATGGTGGAATGTCAAGATTTGATAAGATTCGATACATATATGATAATATATTATGTAAGTCTTTACACCATGATAAATATGAATATCTGTGCAATAGATTTTCAGAACTTGTGCTTAATGGTGTTTTAACTTCTAACTATGTTAACGGCGGCAAGGAATTTTTGGAGTTTTTTTCAAAATGCACTTCTTTATTTTTAGTTTCAGCAACGCCTATCTCTGAATTAATGCATATTCTGACTCAAAGAGGGTTACTTGATTATTTTGAAGGAATTTATGGTGCTCCCAGACCAAAAACAGAATGTATTGAAGAGATATTATGCTTAAGTGAGTGTTCAGAAAAAGATTCGATTTTTGTAGGTGATGCATTGAATGATTATAACGCTGCAAAAATGGCTGGTGTGCGTTTCATTGGTAGAGTAAAACCCGGTGGCATCAATATTTTTAAAGATAAGGGTGATGTTGAAACTGTAGTTCCTGATCTTGAGGAATTAAAAAAGTATCTGGAGGGTTTATATTGCTAA
- a CDS encoding glycosyltransferase family 4 protein → MKVGIITEVMDLEDKSGIPNYLKYILANIPHVNREHEFCLIHYQKSNNQLYKNMDEIIVPLYNVKPTRFLQTVATDAIKLTPILKENDIDVIHNPSPTPFHNPLFLQNGFKKVMTIHDLYKFLPSFQTKLHQNPKMWMHDVLWRKTLFAIRNNVDKFIAVSNNTKQDMVKFLKVPEEKIETIYSAPHDRFKQIKMDIPEYIDAPFILSDNIRSDIIEMYYRLRKKGVYIKLVIFGSGNVTSQKRMELEKMIAYLGLNNDIIFAGRVSDEEMVKLYNTAEIYIRPSWYEGFGLPPLEAMACGCPVIVSNVGALPEVVADAGILANPHNVDEWTTSMYKILTNEDFKEELIHRGLERAKLFSWEKTTKRTVEVYEKVYNS, encoded by the coding sequence ATGAAAGTAGGAATCATAACAGAAGTCATGGATCTGGAAGATAAATCTGGAATACCAAACTACCTTAAATACATTCTTGCTAACATCCCCCATGTAAATCGGGAACATGAATTTTGCCTCATACATTATCAAAAAAGCAATAACCAATTGTATAAAAATATGGATGAGATAATTGTTCCATTATATAATGTAAAACCAACACGATTTCTGCAAACAGTGGCGACTGATGCAATCAAACTGACCCCTATATTAAAAGAAAATGATATCGATGTAATTCACAATCCATCACCTACTCCTTTCCATAATCCTCTTTTTCTTCAGAATGGATTTAAAAAAGTAATGACAATCCACGACCTGTACAAGTTTCTTCCATCTTTCCAGACTAAATTACATCAGAATCCAAAAATGTGGATGCATGATGTGTTGTGGAGAAAAACCCTGTTCGCTATCAGAAACAATGTTGATAAATTTATAGCTGTATCCAATAATACGAAGCAAGACATGGTTAAGTTTCTTAAAGTTCCCGAAGAAAAGATAGAAACAATATATTCTGCACCTCATGATAGATTCAAGCAAATTAAAATGGATATACCGGAGTATATTGATGCACCTTTTATTTTATCAGATAACATTCGTTCTGATATTATTGAAATGTACTACAGATTAAGGAAAAAAGGTGTGTACATTAAATTAGTCATCTTTGGCTCGGGAAATGTAACTTCTCAAAAGAGAATGGAACTTGAAAAAATGATTGCCTATCTGGGGTTAAACAATGATATTATCTTTGCAGGAAGAGTTTCTGATGAAGAGATGGTAAAGCTGTATAATACAGCCGAAATTTACATTCGTCCTTCATGGTATGAAGGTTTTGGTCTTCCACCGTTGGAAGCAATGGCCTGTGGATGCCCTGTAATTGTATCCAATGTCGGTGCATTACCAGAGGTTGTAGCGGACGCAGGAATATTAGCAAACCCCCACAATGTTGATGAATGGACCACAAGTATGTACAAAATATTGACAAATGAAGACTTTAAAGAAGAATTGATACATAGAGGGTTGGAACGAGCAAAATTATTTTCGTGGGAGAAGACAACAAAAAGAACAGTAGAAGTATACGAAAAAGTATACAACTCTTAA
- a CDS encoding glycosyltransferase family protein, giving the protein MVAFENFRMITENIEGYKEFNIDRNWYKNRKKGLSAVIRCFGDERWIGPCIESCLPLFDEIVVVIVKIEGDRTEEIVKSFNSPKIKIYKYPFALDQVKAPVYKSKFEQKIDALSELFVSPYFKRGSVHTISYLTNFGMSKTTYSHVTPQWDADHILRPEFATEEFKEFILSKDHIRVAGYNVVTEDYQYLSEKSPIHSIHPRFYKADKYLYFAGNKYLLDIVSYRSSIVQLKMLENYFLFPIQQILCMKNLILGRDVSYDEPIYFHTKFLRSDKEIESDTRFLNEEYHRQFRESTKKGKKIDVKVPDFALKTPDDYLTKNS; this is encoded by the coding sequence ATGGTGGCTTTTGAGAATTTTAGAATGATCACAGAGAACATTGAGGGGTATAAAGAATTTAATATAGATCGAAACTGGTATAAAAACAGAAAAAAAGGTCTATCTGCAGTAATAAGGTGTTTTGGCGATGAAAGATGGATTGGTCCTTGTATAGAAAGCTGTCTTCCTCTCTTTGATGAGATTGTTGTTGTCATTGTAAAAATAGAAGGGGATAGAACTGAGGAAATTGTAAAAAGTTTCAACTCTCCAAAAATTAAAATTTATAAATATCCATTTGCTTTAGATCAGGTCAAAGCTCCTGTTTATAAAAGTAAATTTGAACAAAAGATTGATGCTTTATCTGAATTATTCGTTTCCCCCTATTTTAAAAGAGGTTCAGTACATACAATAAGTTATTTAACTAATTTTGGTATGTCCAAAACCACATATTCCCATGTTACTCCCCAATGGGACGCAGACCATATATTAAGACCGGAATTTGCAACGGAAGAATTCAAAGAATTTATTCTTTCTAAGGATCATATACGTGTTGCAGGGTACAATGTGGTGACAGAAGATTACCAGTATCTATCTGAAAAGTCTCCTATACACAGTATTCATCCTCGTTTTTACAAAGCTGATAAATATCTGTATTTTGCTGGAAACAAGTATCTTCTGGATATTGTTTCATATCGATCCTCGATTGTTCAGTTAAAAATGCTGGAAAATTATTTCCTTTTCCCAATCCAACAGATACTGTGCATGAAAAATTTAATTCTTGGAAGGGATGTTTCTTATGATGAACCAATTTATTTCCACACAAAGTTTCTTCGTTCAGACAAAGAAATTGAGAGCGATACTCGTTTTTTGAATGAGGAATATCACAGGCAGTTCAGGGAAAGTACCAAAAAGGGGAAAAAAATAGATGTAAAGGTGCCTGATTTCGCACTGAAGACACCTGATGATTATTTAACAAAAAATAGTTAA
- a CDS encoding NAD-dependent epimerase/dehydratase family protein, whose product MMKKALVTGGNGFLGHHIVRELSNRGIETIVFDIARSSIIDEMNTNGKITFVEGNILDKTKLNIAMEGCDMVFHTAAIANIEDALQYPVETMEVNVIGTVNCLEAAREHKVDRFVFASSVYVGGNWGTFYRISKQTGESLCKTYSREFDLDFSIIRYGSLYGREANDWNFLYGVLKNLLLNKEYTYYGSPDSLREYIHIADAARETVNIALNEDFRNKAALITGHQRMSHKEFFNMIQEILGRDIKIVFENKEKNSHYKITPYSFEPDIPLRINLSTYIDINEGILDCLKEVQMEIENDDSS is encoded by the coding sequence ATGATGAAAAAAGCATTAGTTACAGGTGGGAACGGTTTTCTGGGTCATCATATTGTAAGAGAATTATCAAACAGGGGAATTGAAACTATTGTTTTTGATATCGCAAGATCATCTATTATTGATGAAATGAACACCAACGGTAAAATTACATTTGTAGAAGGTAATATTCTCGACAAAACCAAACTAAACATTGCAATGGAAGGGTGCGATATGGTTTTCCATACTGCGGCAATTGCAAATATTGAGGATGCATTACAATATCCTGTTGAAACAATGGAAGTAAATGTGATAGGTACTGTTAATTGTCTCGAAGCTGCAAGAGAACATAAGGTTGATAGATTTGTTTTTGCAAGTTCTGTTTATGTAGGTGGCAACTGGGGTACATTTTATCGTATATCGAAACAAACAGGAGAATCCCTTTGTAAAACTTATTCCCGTGAGTTTGATCTTGATTTCAGCATAATTCGATATGGAAGTCTTTATGGCAGAGAAGCAAACGATTGGAACTTTCTATATGGTGTTCTCAAAAATTTATTACTAAACAAAGAATACACTTATTATGGCTCTCCTGATTCTTTGCGAGAGTACATACATATAGCTGATGCTGCTCGGGAAACAGTTAACATTGCTTTGAATGAGGATTTTAGAAACAAGGCAGCATTAATAACAGGTCATCAGAGGATGTCTCACAAAGAATTCTTTAATATGATACAGGAAATTCTTGGTCGTGACATCAAAATTGTATTTGAAAACAAAGAGAAAAACAGTCATTATAAAATAACACCATATTCTTTTGAACCAGATATTCCTCTTAGAATTAATCTTAGTACGTATATAGATATTAACGAGGGAATTCTTGACTGTCTTAAAGAAGTACAAATGGAGATTGAAAATGATGATTCCAGCTAA
- a CDS encoding glycosyl/glycerophosphate transferase teichoic acid biosynthesis, with the protein MNKKSILFITHHNNDFDHFLPLICNYVQNKDFVVKILAFYSNDEILKNKLHQHICRENSIELESMAEVCHLKALNYFINNIYSYSLTSKESKKTKNIVEKINQAIIGFLKSPKNTILQYSKLMILRYHVICSIFMLNENKIKEYIKLNNIDLLIIDQRSVDKELISSNPFKGFIDSYLRKIDPMNLVLFRVTNVARKCGIPIFMMPHGPQPISQGNLDKRNKLRIENQKNPFRPDHLILCSSKEINSLHYMKGLKSTSCLGDPRFDIEWINYLESCALEAYESTISKPVGKIVLLYLMDIFTYDVENNLSFKQEMNKDILSLVNYFPELEIWVKHHPRDVYKISLDFIDINRRNNIKQFGNDTDTNILLAKADICLAASSTVLISPILQKKPVIFYSKWKNVLQNVTCIYDGMTFEASSKEQLIEMVELIKNSNYSIKDSFLQPFYKNVFSGECLYENMLEKYIVKIDEILEKPM; encoded by the coding sequence ATGAATAAAAAAAGTATATTATTTATCACGCATCACAATAATGATTTTGATCATTTTCTACCTCTAATTTGCAATTATGTGCAAAACAAAGATTTTGTAGTTAAAATCTTAGCTTTTTATTCAAACGATGAAATTCTAAAGAACAAATTACACCAGCATATTTGCAGGGAAAACTCCATTGAGTTAGAATCAATGGCAGAAGTATGCCATCTAAAAGCGTTAAACTACTTTATAAACAATATATATAGTTACAGTTTAACTTCAAAAGAAAGTAAAAAAACTAAAAATATTGTTGAGAAAATTAACCAGGCAATAATTGGTTTTCTGAAATCTCCAAAAAACACAATACTACAATACTCAAAATTAATGATATTACGGTATCATGTGATTTGTTCAATTTTCATGTTGAATGAAAATAAAATAAAAGAATACATCAAACTAAATAATATTGACTTATTAATTATTGATCAAAGATCAGTAGACAAAGAATTAATTTCTTCTAATCCATTTAAAGGATTTATTGACTCCTATCTTAGAAAAATAGACCCAATGAATTTAGTATTGTTCCGAGTTACAAATGTGGCTCGAAAATGTGGAATACCCATTTTTATGATGCCACATGGACCCCAACCAATCTCACAGGGTAACCTTGACAAAAGAAATAAATTGCGTATTGAAAATCAGAAAAATCCATTTCGTCCTGACCATCTAATATTGTGTTCAAGTAAAGAAATTAATTCATTACATTATATGAAAGGACTAAAATCAACTTCCTGTCTAGGTGATCCCAGATTTGATATTGAATGGATAAATTATCTCGAATCATGCGCTTTGGAAGCATATGAATCTACCATATCAAAACCTGTAGGGAAAATAGTTTTATTATACTTGATGGATATTTTTACATATGATGTTGAAAACAATTTATCTTTCAAGCAGGAAATGAACAAAGATATCTTGTCCTTGGTTAATTATTTTCCTGAATTGGAAATATGGGTCAAACACCACCCTCGTGATGTTTACAAAATATCACTAGACTTCATAGATATCAATAGAAGGAACAATATCAAACAATTTGGAAATGATACAGATACAAACATCCTACTAGCTAAAGCAGACATTTGTCTGGCGGCATCTTCTACTGTATTGATATCTCCAATATTACAAAAAAAACCAGTTATATTTTATAGCAAATGGAAAAATGTTCTTCAAAACGTAACATGTATTTATGATGGTATGACATTTGAAGCTTCATCAAAAGAGCAACTAATCGAGATGGTCGAGCTAATAAAAAACAGCAACTACTCAATAAAAGATTCCTTTTTGCAGCCGTTTTATAAGAACGTTTTTTCAGGGGAGTGTTTATATGAAAACATGCTTGAAAAGTACATTGTAAAAATAGATGAAATTCTGGAAAAGCCAATGTAA
- a CDS encoding B12-binding domain-containing radical SAM protein — MMPINLSLLSACLKEAGFNNIKLFDTTLYRTQEKSGDEIRADFLQFRKWDMSEVGIKIKDTDVYEDFKKTVNNYKPHLIAVTMTEVTYEIALNLLETIKDLKIPTLAGGAFPTFSPEDTLAIDCIDMVCMGEGEKAIVELCEKMSQGKEVSDIPNIWVKSKSGIIKNPMRELVDLDELPFLDFTIYEEQRFYRPNRGKLFKTLPIEISRGCPYNCTFCCASSYRKMYDNNYLRFKDTSLVFDELKHQKEKYGLEFVYFTSESFLSMPKKKLIDFMEKYKEIDLPFFFQTRPESITYDRLKILDGFDFRLSIGIESGNEKIRQEVLNRKVSNEKIKKATSILNDLDIKYGTNNMIGLPGETREDIFDTIKLNRECETKDLNIFIFTPFRGTKLHEVCVEEGYIQKDHITQEHSMMSSLEMPQISSEELYGILRTFPLYVKMPEEKWPLIERAEKFDEEGNKVYEELSEIYREQYM; from the coding sequence ATGATGCCAATTAATTTATCACTTCTGTCAGCCTGCCTTAAAGAAGCAGGATTTAATAACATTAAATTATTTGACACAACCCTTTATAGAACCCAGGAAAAAAGTGGCGATGAAATAAGAGCAGATTTTCTTCAATTTAGAAAATGGGACATGTCAGAAGTAGGAATCAAAATCAAAGATACAGATGTTTATGAAGATTTCAAAAAAACGGTCAACAACTACAAACCTCACCTTATTGCAGTCACAATGACTGAAGTTACATATGAAATTGCATTGAACCTATTAGAAACAATAAAAGACTTGAAAATACCAACATTAGCTGGTGGAGCATTCCCTACATTTTCACCAGAGGACACACTTGCCATTGATTGCATCGACATGGTATGCATGGGAGAAGGCGAGAAGGCTATTGTGGAATTATGTGAAAAAATGTCCCAGGGAAAAGAGGTTTCTGACATCCCCAATATATGGGTGAAATCTAAAAGTGGCATAATAAAGAATCCAATGAGAGAACTAGTTGATCTTGATGAGTTACCATTCCTGGACTTTACCATATATGAAGAACAGAGATTCTACAGACCAAACCGTGGAAAACTCTTCAAAACACTCCCAATTGAAATCAGCAGGGGTTGTCCATACAATTGCACATTTTGTTGTGCCTCATCATACAGAAAAATGTATGATAACAATTACCTGAGATTCAAAGATACATCACTGGTTTTTGATGAACTAAAACATCAAAAAGAAAAATATGGTCTGGAATTTGTCTACTTTACATCTGAATCCTTCCTATCAATGCCAAAAAAGAAACTAATAGATTTCATGGAAAAATACAAGGAAATAGATCTTCCATTTTTCTTCCAGACAAGGCCTGAATCTATCACTTATGACAGATTAAAAATACTGGATGGCTTTGACTTCCGTTTAAGCATAGGCATTGAAAGCGGTAATGAAAAAATACGTCAGGAAGTGCTAAATAGAAAAGTTTCAAATGAAAAGATAAAAAAAGCCACATCTATTCTAAACGATTTGGATATAAAATACGGTACAAATAATATGATCGGACTTCCTGGAGAAACAAGGGAAGATATATTTGATACCATCAAACTAAATCGTGAGTGTGAAACTAAAGATTTGAATATTTTTATATTCACACCTTTCAGAGGAACAAAATTGCATGAGGTTTGTGTTGAGGAAGGCTATATTCAAAAAGATCACATTACACAGGAACACTCAATGATGTCATCTCTGGAAATGCCACAGATCAGCAGTGAAGAACTGTATGGAATATTAAGAACATTCCCGTTATATGTTAAAATGCCAGAGGAAAAGTGGCCATTAATTGAAAGAGCTGAAAAGTTTGATGAAGAAGGAAACAAAGTATATGAAGAGCTGTCAGAGATATACAGAGAACAATACATGTAA
- a CDS encoding cyclase family protein — MLIPISYALNQNIPLYPGSHDVEFKRVRSIENNESANVSVFVFSNHSGTHIDAPLHFCNKGYSVADVLAIKNDYFPAVCIDIPKDPGSQICKEDIDLFLKKIVDAEAILIRSGFFEYRNEEPSIYSTSHPWVHPEVPIYLRQNCPKLKIIGLDIISISNPSHRKEGHTAHRSFLCHDSPILLLEDADLSNSALLDTEFVLHIYPWVIDEVDATPVVAMAEFK, encoded by the coding sequence TTGCTAATTCCAATTTCATATGCTCTTAATCAAAATATTCCATTGTATCCCGGGTCTCATGATGTTGAATTTAAAAGGGTTAGGTCAATTGAAAATAATGAGTCTGCAAATGTTTCTGTATTTGTTTTCAGCAATCATTCCGGAACCCACATTGATGCTCCATTACATTTTTGCAATAAGGGTTATTCAGTAGCTGACGTTCTAGCTATTAAAAATGATTATTTCCCTGCTGTTTGCATAGATATTCCGAAAGATCCTGGTTCCCAGATTTGCAAGGAGGATATTGATCTATTCTTAAAAAAAATCGTTGATGCAGAAGCAATTTTGATCAGGTCTGGATTTTTTGAGTACCGGAATGAAGAACCTTCTATATATAGCACTTCTCATCCATGGGTTCATCCTGAAGTTCCTATTTACTTGAGACAAAATTGTCCAAAATTAAAGATTATTGGTCTTGATATTATTTCTATTTCAAATCCATCACATCGAAAAGAAGGACATACGGCACACAGGTCATTTTTGTGTCATGACTCTCCAATACTATTACTTGAAGATGCGGATTTGTCAAATTCTGCTTTGTTGGATACAGAGTTTGTTTTGCACATTTATCCCTGGGTAATTGATGAGGTCGATGCAACACCAGTTGTTGCTATGGCTGAATTTAAATGA